CAACAGCATACCACTTACGTTCGTCGGGCAGACCAGCCAGACGTGAACGGGGAGTGCTCTATGTGGAGCTTCTGCTCGATCTTGTCGGCGTCAACGTCCCGGTTCGGCGGTTGGCATCCCTTTGGTCTGCTCTGCGCATTCGCTGGTGATCGAGGCGGCGGTGGCGCAGTCCTTCGACGATGGCGCCCCGCTGCTGTTGGATGCGACGTCGAACCAGGTCGACCAGTTCGGCGGCTACCCGGGCATGCAGCCGACGGATCTTCGTGACCTCGTCCTCGACCCCACGGAACGCATCGGCACGTTCGAGGTGGCTCGATCTTGACGATCTACAGCGACGAGCAACGGCGTGGCCTGGTCGTCAGAGCTGCGCAACGAGCCCGAAGGGAGTTTGACATGGCCGACATGAAGCGGCGAACCGTACTGAAGTTGGCACTGGGGGGCGCCGGCCTGGCCGCCTTCCCTGCCGTCACCACAGGTGTGGGCGCCACACCCGCAGCCGCCGCACCGAACAATGCTCCCGACGTCGTCGGGGTCGGCGACACCTCCATCACCTTGGAGTTCGACGACAAACTGCACACCCGGGTGGCCTTGAAGGGCGTCAACGTCACGCGCTTCGACGCCAGCGAAGCCCTGCTGCTGGGCGGTACGACGATCGACGAGTTCACGTACCGCGGGCACGAGACCCGCAAGACCAAGCATTCCCGGCACGGTGCGGGCGTCCAGGTGATTGTCCAGGGCTATTCCAGGGCTGGCGTGCGGAAGACGGTGGAGCTGACCTCCTTCCAGCGTTTGACCGGGATGATCGTGATGACGGTGACCTACGCCAACCTGTCCGGTTCGGAGCTGAAGGTCACCGGCTGGCGCAGCGCGGCCCACGAACTCCTGGAGAAGCCCGGCGGCTTCTACACCTTCTCGGGTACCACCTACGAGAACCGTCGCGACTGGGTGCAGCCGATGACGGACGGGTTCGACCAGAAGAACTCGCTGGGGATGGACTCCTCCGACTATGGGGGCGGCACGCCGATGGCGTCCGTCTGGCGTCCGGGTGGGGGCCTTTCCGTCGGGCACGTCGAACCCGTGGCGAGGATCCTGCGCCTACCCGTTCGCAAGACGGCCGGCGGAGCGAGCATCGCCGTCGAAGGCGACACTCCCCGCACCCTGAAGCCGGGCCAGCAGTTGACCACCGACACCACCTTCCTGACAGCCCACCCCGGCGACCACTTCGCGCCGCTCCAGCGCTATCGCGACTACATGAGCGACATCGGCTTGCGCGCCCCCAAGACGCCGACCCCGGCCTTCGAACCCATCTGGTGTGCCTGGGGTTACGAGCGCGACTTCACCGTCGAGCAGGTCATCGGAACGCTGCCCAAGGTGCGTGAGGTCGGCCTCAAGTGGGCTGTGCTCGACGACGGCTGGCAGACCAACGAGGGCGACTGGGACATCAACCCGCAGAAGTTCCCGCAGGGCGAAACGGACATGCGAGCCTTCACCAAGCAGATCCGCGACGCCGGCCTGCGGCCGCGTCTGTGGTGGGCCCCGCTGGCCGCGGACCCTGGGAGCAACCTGTTCAAGCAACGCCCTGACATGCTGTTGCTGGACCGCGACGGCAACATGCAGGAAGTGACCTGGTGGGACGCCTACACACTGTGCCCGGCGTACCAGCCGACCGTGGACTACTTCGTCGGGCAGGTGAAGAGGTTCATCGGTGACTGGGGCTATGAAGGGCTCAAGATCGACGGCCAGCACCTCAATGGCGTCACACCCTGCTACAACCCGGCGCATGGGCACACCCGCCCCGAAGAATCGACCGAGGGCCTGGCGCAGTTCTGGAAGGCGGTGCACGAGGCCGCACACAAGGCGAACCACAACGCGGTCGTGGAACTCTGCCCCTGCGGCACCGCCTTCGCCTTCCACAACCTGCCCTACGTCGACCAGTACCCGGGCTCGGACCCAACCTCCTCTTACCAGGTCCGAACCAAGGGCAAAACGATGAAGGCGCTGATGGGTCAGGGCGCCAGTTACGCCGGCGACCATGTCGAACTGAGCGACGGCGGCGACGACTTCGCGTCCAGCTACGGCGTAGGAGCCGTCCTGTCGACCAAGTTCACCTACCCTGCGGGCCCGGACGAGAACGTGCTCACGCCGGAAAAGGATGTCCTCTGGCGCAAATGGGTGAGCTTGTACAAGGAGAACATGCTGCCCACCGGCGAGTACCGGGGCGAGCTGTATGACGTCGGTTTCGACAAGCCCGAGGCGCATGTCGTGACCAAGGGTGGAGCCCTGCACTACGCCTTCTACGCCGACCGATGGGACGGGAAAGTCGAGTTGCGTGGTCTGGGCCGGGGCAGGTACCGCTTGACCGACCCGTTCAACGGCGTCTCCCTCGGCACCGTCGACGCCAGGCACAACACCGTCCAGCTGACCTTCGAGAAGTTCCAGCTCATCGTGGCCGAGCCCGCCGACTGAGCTGCGTGACATGTAAGCCGCGAGGTCTCCGGTAGAGGGTTCATCGAGCAAGAAAAACCTGGAATACCGGAGACCTCGTGGCCATCCTGGGCGAATAATTCCGACGTCACCACTCAACGTCCGCGCACAGATCACGCTGACCCCAGGTCCTCGTCCCCCGTGAGAAATCGTCCGCCGACGCTGGGCACTGCTCGGGCGACGCCTAGCGCCCGACGACCTCCGGCGGACGTCGGCCGTAACGTGCCCACACATGCTGGCGGTACGCGGCCACGTTCATGCGAGTGCGGGCGAGGCCGACCAGCGTGAAGAACACCGCCGCGGAGAGCTGGATGCCGTAGAGGATCCACTGATCGGCTCCCGTGTACGGCAGCGCGATGTGCGCGTGGTCCTGCCGGTCGACCACGACGGAGACGGTCTGGTTCACCTGATGGCGGCCGATGCCGGAGGCCCACTGCTCGTCCCACCGACCGTCGACGGTGAACACGAGAAGGTACTGCGAGCCGTCGCGGTCGTATGGCGCGGTGTCGCGGACCGTGGCCACGACCGTGGTGCCGTACCGGGACATCTGATAGTCCCCGGTCGCCGTTACCACGAAATCGACCAGAAACGCCGCGCCGATGCCCAGCAGGACGAGGGCCGACACCCACTTCCCGACCCCGATGAGCCGCAGGATCCGGCGCTCGGCGACATCCTGCGGCCAGTCGTACAGCTTCCGCCAACCCGCCGCAGAACCCCCGTCCTCGCCGCTCCTCATGATCGAACTTTAACTTGATCATGCAATCAAGCAGGTAGGCAGGCGTCCCATGACCACACAAAAAAATCTTGACGCGACCTGTAGTAGAGCGCCGACTCCGATCGTCATCCACCTGAACGACGGAGAGGAGAACGTTCATGGACATGGTCACTGGCGCACACGTGGCAATCGCCCTGACCGTCCCGGTGCCACGCGAACGGATGTGGGACCTGGTCGCGGCGGTGGACCGGATCGGCGAATGGAGCCCCGAGGCCGCTGGCGGCGACTGGTGTGAGGATGTCCAAGCGCCGGCTCCGGGTGCCCGGTTCATCGGGCGCAACCGGTACGCCGACAGATCGGAAAGTACGGTGACCTGTGTGGTCATCGAAGCAGAACGGCCGAGCGTCTTCGCCTGGACCGTACTGGACGACGCCGGCCTGGTGGGCTCGACATGGCGCTACGAGCTGCACGAGGGTCCCGAGCCGGGGAGCAGCGTCGTCCACCATTCGTTCACCCACGGTCCCGGCGCCACCGGTGCCCGGGTGGACGCCGATGCCGACCCGTTGACGCTCAATGGCCGCCTGGTCACCCTGTGTCGAAACATGGCAACCACGATCACCGCGATCGCCACCGCAGATTCCCCGACAGGAGCAACCCGATGAAGTATCTGATGTTGGTGTGCACCGATCCCGACTACACGCCCGGCCAGGACGACGGCGCCCCGGACGTGGAGGACTGGGTCACGGAGATGGACGGCAAGGGGATCCGACTGATGGGCAACCGCACCCGGCCGGCGAGCGACGCGACCACGGTCCGGGTCCGCGACCGCCAGGTGCTGCTGACCGACGGCCCGTACGCGGAGACCAAGGACCAGATCGCCGGCTTCGACATCCTCGAGTGCGCCGACCTCGACGAAGCCATCGACGTCGCGTCCCGGCACCCGATGGCGTGGGCCGGGATGATCGAGCTGCGTCCGTTCTGGCCCGACGACGAGGACCAGTAGCAAGACTGATGACCCGCGTGACAGCTCAGGTGACCGATCGGATCGCCGGGATCTACGCCGACGGGTGGAGCCGGATCGTGGCCGCCATGATCCGGTTCACCGGCGGCAACTGGGACCTGGCTGAAGAGTGTGCGCAGGACGCGTTCGCCCAGGCACTTCAGAAGTGGCCGGTGTCGGGCGTACCGGACCAGCCGCTGGCGTGGCTGACCACGACGGCGCGACACCGTGCGATCGACCGGATACGTCGCGCGTCGACAGAGGCGGCGAAGCTGCGGGAGGTGGCCGCGATGGACCTGGAGCCGCCGCCGTACCCGAGTGACAGCGAGATCCCGGACGAGCGCCTGGAACTCATGTTCACCTGCTGCCATCCGTCGCTGAGCCTTGATGCCCAGGTGGCGTTGACATTGCGGAGCCTCGCCGGCATGAGCACCGCGGAGATCGCGCGTGCCTTCCTGGTGCCGGAACGCACCATGGGTCAGCGTCTCTTCCGCGCCAAGCAGAAGGTCGCGCACGCGGGCATCCCGTTTCGGGTGCCCCCGCCGCACCTGCTGCCGGACCGCCTTCCCGCCGTACTCCATGTGCTCTATCTGGTGTTCAACGAGGGGTACGGGGACCCGCGGCGGGCCCGGTTGTGCCAGGAAGCCATTCGTCTGGCCCGGGTGCTGACGGCGTTGATGCCGGACGAGCCGGAAGCGCACGGCCTGCTCGCCCTGATGTTGCTGCACAATGCCCGGCGTTCGGCGCGCGTCGACGCGGGCGGGAACCTGGTAACCCTGGACGAACAGGACCGCACGCTGTGGGACCAGGCACAGATCGCCGAGGGCGCCCTGATCTGTGAACGGGCACTGCGCCAGCGCCGGGCCGGACCGTTCCAGCTCCAGGCGGCCATCGCCGCGTGCCACGCCACCGCGCCGGTCGCGGCCCAGACCGACTGGCCCCAGATCGTGGGGCTGTACGGGCAGCTCGCGCGTCTCGCGCCGAGTGTGATCGTGGATCTGAACCGTGCCGTCGCGGTCGGCATGGCCGATGGCCCCGACGCGGCGCTGCCACTGGTCGACGCGATCGTCGGGACGGGACAGCTCGACGGCTACTACCTGTTGCACGCCACCCGCGCCGACCTGCTGCAGCGTGCCGGGCGTGGGCCGGAGGCCGCCGGAAGCTACCGCAGGGCACTCGACCTCGCACCCACCGATGCCGAGCGTCGGTTCCTGCGCAACCGGCTGGAGCTTTGCTGACGGCACGCCCCACTGGTGGGCGGGCGTCCACGATCATGCCTTGACACACATGATCCACTTCGGCAGATTGACACCATTGTCAGCGCTTAGGGGTAATGATGTCTGATCTGCCATCCGTGTCACGGCGTACATTTCTCTCCGCCGGTGCCACGTTGCTCGCCTCCTCCGGTGTGATCGCGGTCCTGCCGGGCGCCGCCTCGGCCGCGCCCGTGACCCGCCCACCCGGAAACACGCCGCCGGTCAGCACCGACCTGGCGCGGTACCGGCCGGTTGTGGTCTCCTCCACCGACTACGCGCCGACGCCGGGCAGCTTCGCCGTCGACGGGCTGCCCAAGGTCGGTGTCGGCGGCAGTGGCTGGCGGGCCGCCCCGGGCGACCCACAGTGGATCACCGTCGACCTGCAGGCCCCGTGCCACATCGAGGCGGTCACGCTGGTCTTCGAGGCGACGCTCGCCGACGGCCCCTTCGACGGTAACTACACCAACACCGACGGCACCGAGATCCGGTCCAGCGCGGCGGTGGCGTACCGGCTCGAGGTCTCGTCCGACGGCAAGGCCTGGCGCTCGGTCTACGAGACCGCCGACGGTCAGGGCGGCGTCCAGGCGATCAAGCTCCCCGCGCCGGTGACCGCGCGCTGGATCCGGATGACCTCCACGAAGCGCTCGAACAGCAACCCGGTCGGCCTCAACGGCTTCCAGGTGTACGGCAAGCCCACCACCCACCAGCCGCCCGCGAAGGGCTGGACCGACTGGGCGGGCGGAAACAACCGCCCCGCGCCCGCGCTCACCGTCGCCGCCGACGGCACGGTACCGCTGGAGTCCGGCTGGGCGCTCACCATGGACGACTTCGCCGGCACCAACGACGGCGCCGCGCTCTCCACCGGGCAGCTCGACGTCCGGTCCTGGCTGCCCGCGACCGTACCGGGCACGGTGCTGGGCACGCTGGTCGAGCAGGGGCACCTGCCGGACCCCGTCTCCGGCTTCAACAACATGCTGATCCCGGAGGCGCTGTCGCGCCACTCCTGGTGGTACCGGCGGGCGCTGCGGCTGCCCCGGGACCTGGACACCTCCGCCGGCCGGCGAATCTGGCTCGAGTTCGACGGAATCAACCACGAGGCCGAGACCTGGGTCAACGGGGTGCGGGTCGGCAGCGTCGCGCACCCGTTCGCGCGGGCGGCGTACGACATCACCGACGCCCTGGCCGGGCACTCCGAGCACGTCATCGCGGTCCGCGTGACGCCGATGCCGCACCCGGGCACCCCCGGTGACAAGGGCGCCGACGGCAACACGTTCCTCCAGTCGGCCCACCACTACCTCGACGCGCCGACGTACCTCGCGGTGTCGGGGTGGGACTGGATGCCGGCGGTACGGGACCGGGTCACCGGGATCTGGGACCACGTACGGCTGCGCGGCACCGGCTCGGTGCTGGTCGGTGACCCGCACGTGGCCACCACCCTGCCGGACCTGCCCGACACCGGCACCGCCGAGGTCACCATCGCCGTACCGGTGCGCAACGTCGCCGACACCGCGACCACGGTGACCGTCCGCGCGGCCTTCGACAAGATTGCCGTCGAGACGACCGTGACCGTGGCCGCCCGGGAGAGCACCACGGTGACCTTCGCACCGGACCGGTTCCGGGCGCTGCGGCTGCGCAACCCCAAGCTCTGGTGGCCCAACGGCTACGGCGACCCCGCCCTGCACGACCTGCGGGTCACCGCGACCGTACGCGGCAAGGTCAGCGACCGGCGCGAGCTGCGCTTCGGCATCCGGGAGTTCGGCTACGACTGGCACCAGCCGGTAGTGGTGTCGCCGCCCGGCCAGCCGCCGCTGGTGTTCGACGGCGACGTCGCCATGCAGACGGTCACCTTCGACCGGCAGCACGCCCAGTACGTCCGGATCCAGGCCGGCCAGCGTGCCACCGGCTGGGGTGTCTCGATGTGGTCACTGTCGGTCCTCGACGGCGAGAGCGGTTCCGACCTGGCCCTGGGCAGGACGGCCCGGGCCTCCTCGGTGGAGAACGACACGAACGTGGCGGCGAACGCCGTCGACGGCGACACCGGCACCCGCTGGTGTTCGAAGTACGAGGACGACCAGTGGATCCAGGTCGACCTCGGCACTGCCGCCGACTTCGACCGGGTCACGATCGCATGGGAGCAGGCGTACGCGCTCGACTACCGGATCCAGGTGTCGAACGACGACGACAACTGGACCGACGTGAAGTCGGTCAGCAACGACACGCCGCTGGGCAACCGGGCCACCCAGGTCGAGACCTTCCCCGCGCAGACCGCGCGTCACCTGCGCATCCAGGCCGGGGCGCGGGTCACCTCGTGGGGCATCTCGATGTGGTCGCTCTCGGTCGGGCGTCAGGCCGAACCCGGCCTCGACCTCGCGTTGCACCAGACCGCCACCGCCTCCTCACAGGACGGCGACTCGAACGGGCCGGACCGGGCCGTCGACGGCAACCCGCGTACCCGCTGGTCGTCGAAGTACGAGGACAACCAGTGGATTCAGGTCGACTTCCCCGCGCCGGTCGCGTTCGACCAGGTCACCATCGACTGGGAGCAGGCGTACGCCCGGAGCTTTGTCATCCAGGTCTCGGACGACGGTGAGCAGTGGACCGACGTGAAGTCGGTCAGCAACGCCATCGTCCAGCTCAAGATCAGCGTGAACGGCGTCCCGGTCTTCTGCCGGGGCGGCAACTGGGGCTGGGACGAACTGCTCCGCCGGGTGCTGCCCGACCGGCTGGCCGACACCGTCGAGATGCACCGCGACATGAACTTCACGATGATCCGCAACTGGCTCGGCAGCAGCAACCGGGACGAGCTCTACCAGGCCTGTGACGAGCAGGGCATCCTGGTCTGGAACGACTTCTGGCAGGCCGGTCAGTTCCTGCCGAACCCGCCCGGCTACGTCGACATCGCCGCCGACACGATCCGGCGGTTCCGCCACCACCCCAGCATCGTGGTCTGGTGCGGCGCCAACGAGGGTGACCCGCCGCCGATCGTCGACGCCGGGCTGAAGGCGGCGGTCGCCGCCGAGCACCCGGAGATCCTCTACATCCCGAACTCCGCGGGTGGCCTGGTCAACGGGCACGGCCCGTACCGGTGGATCGAACCGTCGACGTACAACGACAGGAACACGTACGACACCGGCGCATTCGGTTTCCACACCGAGATCGGCATGCCGGTGGTGTCGGTGATCGAGAGCATGCGCAACCTCGTCGGCGACGAGCCGGGGTGGCCGATCAGCGAGGTCTGGAACTACCACGACTGGTCGACGATCGGGAACCAGCACACCGACACGTACCTGGACGCGATCAACGCGCGGCTCGGTGAGTCCGGTTCCCTGGAGGAGTTCGCCAGCCGGGCGCAGTTCGTCAACTACGAGAGCCACCGCGCCATGTTCGAGGCGTGGAACGCGAACCTGTGGCAGGACGCCACCGGTCTGCTGCTCTGGATGTCGCACCCGGCGTGGCACAGCACGGTGTGGCAGACGTACGACTACGACCTGGACGTGAACGGCGCCTACTACGGTGCCCGCAAGGGTTGCGAGCCGCTGCACGTCCAGGCGGATCCGGGTACGTGGCAGGTCCGGGTGGTCAACCACACCAACGCCGCGCTCACCGGCGCCACCGTCACCGCCAAGCTCTACGACCTGGCCGGTCGCCAGTTGGGCAAGACCCAGAGCCAGCGGGTGGAGGTGGCCAGGTCGGCGGCGTCTGCCGTCTTCGCGCTCACCGAGCCGGCCGGGGGCCCGCTGCACCTGGTCCGGCTCGAGCTGAGCGACAGCCGTGGTCGGGTGCTGTCGGAGAACACCTACTGGCGCTACCGCGAGGCGGAGCAGATGCGGGTGCTCAACGACCTGCCGCGGACCCGTCTGTCGGTCTCGACCAGCGGGGTCCGCTCCGCCGGGAACCGGGCGACGGCCACCACGACGGTCAGCAACCGGGGCGGCGCGGTCGCCGCGCTGATCCGGCTGGCGGTACGCGACTCGCGCGGCGACCGGGTCCTGCCGGCGCGGTACGACGAGAACTACTTCTGGCTGCTGCCCGGTGAGACGCGCAAGGTCGACGTCTCGTGGCCGGCGCGGCTGGGCGGTTCGCGCGGCTTCCGGGTGACGGCCGAGGCCTACAACTCCGCTGCCAGCTAACGCCGGACATCGGACGACACTTGATGCCCCGCAGGCGTTCATCACCAACGGGGAATAGCCAGGATGCCCTGCCAGTCCATGGCAGGGCATCCTGGTGCTCACGGTCGTCTCATTCAGCTTCAGGCTCTCCGACGTCGAGCATACGGCGGGCGATTCCGGCCATCATCTCGTCGAGATCGATACCTTGCCATCCGCCCGCTGGGCCGGTGACACGCGGACGTCCGGCGTGTTGGTGGGTGCGGCTCAGACGTCCGACGATCTCAGTCATTCCCGACCGTCGTGAGGTCACCCCAGGACGGAAATAGTGCGGTGGTCCGGGAGATCCTTCTCCCGGACCACCGCACCAGGGTCCCCAGAACCGCTGCCTATCCCTGCAGCAAGGTTTCCCGTCTAGCTACAAGCCGTGGACAGCCGGCCGCGCCATGTTGTTGTCTGGGTCTCATGTCACCTGCTCACGCTGGGTCTCGCCTGGCCCCATAGGACTTATCCCACCTTTCCACCCAAACCTCAGCCGCCTCGGCGAGGGCCGGGAATCGCTCCCGGATAGAGGCAGACAGCTCAACCAGGCCAGCTCGCGAATCGGCTGGAAAAACGTCCTCAAGCCCGAGCGATATGGCCGCCCGGTACTCATCGTCGAGCGTAAGCCATTTTCTTGCGACGCCCAGGACCTTGTCGCCATCCAGCAGGTAATACGACAAGGACATGAACATCTCGGAGAAGGCCAGGGGAGACAGGTCTTCAGCTCTTTCATCAACCAGATAATTCATTACGTCTTCGATATCCACGCTAATCAGCGCCTTCGATACACTATCGTCTCGAGAATGTCCATGTTGATCGGCGATCCGTCGGTCCTCTTCATGACCCCGAAAGCGTGCGCCGGATCCAGCGGGCCCCTACTCACCAGCTCGAATCCAGCCTCCGCAATCCGTTCGGCACTTGCCCGACCCCACTTGTTCGCCTTCATCGCCGCAGTCACCTTGAGGAGCGCACCAGGCTGCATAACACGCGCGGTTTCGGCAGAGACAGGATTGTATCCGAACGGGTTGATGGCGTGCACCTCGCTGAAGGCGCCATCCTTGAACGGAAGCGCCTTGGCATCCGCCGCAACGTCCACCCCGGGCTTCGTCGCAGATATATCTACGTTGACCGCTCCTGGCATCGGGTTTTCGCCCGACCCAAGGTTCAGCGTCTCACAGTTGTGGACAAGGAGAGGCGTGTTGTCAGCGAGCACGTAGTACGTGTGGACGCCGTCGACGGTGAGGTTGTGGACTCGTTCGTGGTGGACGTGGCGCTTGACAGCGGTGACCTGAACCCAGGTGCCCGCAGCGGTTTGCAGCCACGCCCCCGGCTGGAGCTGGTCGGCCTTGACCCAGCTACCGGAGTCGGGCAA
The Micromonospora pisi DNA segment above includes these coding regions:
- a CDS encoding glycoside hydrolase family 36 protein; this translates as MADMKRRTVLKLALGGAGLAAFPAVTTGVGATPAAAAPNNAPDVVGVGDTSITLEFDDKLHTRVALKGVNVTRFDASEALLLGGTTIDEFTYRGHETRKTKHSRHGAGVQVIVQGYSRAGVRKTVELTSFQRLTGMIVMTVTYANLSGSELKVTGWRSAAHELLEKPGGFYTFSGTTYENRRDWVQPMTDGFDQKNSLGMDSSDYGGGTPMASVWRPGGGLSVGHVEPVARILRLPVRKTAGGASIAVEGDTPRTLKPGQQLTTDTTFLTAHPGDHFAPLQRYRDYMSDIGLRAPKTPTPAFEPIWCAWGYERDFTVEQVIGTLPKVREVGLKWAVLDDGWQTNEGDWDINPQKFPQGETDMRAFTKQIRDAGLRPRLWWAPLAADPGSNLFKQRPDMLLLDRDGNMQEVTWWDAYTLCPAYQPTVDYFVGQVKRFIGDWGYEGLKIDGQHLNGVTPCYNPAHGHTRPEESTEGLAQFWKAVHEAAHKANHNAVVELCPCGTAFAFHNLPYVDQYPGSDPTSSYQVRTKGKTMKALMGQGASYAGDHVELSDGGDDFASSYGVGAVLSTKFTYPAGPDENVLTPEKDVLWRKWVSLYKENMLPTGEYRGELYDVGFDKPEAHVVTKGGALHYAFYADRWDGKVELRGLGRGRYRLTDPFNGVSLGTVDARHNTVQLTFEKFQLIVAEPAD
- a CDS encoding SRPBCC family protein, which encodes MDMVTGAHVAIALTVPVPRERMWDLVAAVDRIGEWSPEAAGGDWCEDVQAPAPGARFIGRNRYADRSESTVTCVVIEAERPSVFAWTVLDDAGLVGSTWRYELHEGPEPGSSVVHHSFTHGPGATGARVDADADPLTLNGRLVTLCRNMATTITAIATADSPTGATR
- a CDS encoding YciI family protein — its product is MKYLMLVCTDPDYTPGQDDGAPDVEDWVTEMDGKGIRLMGNRTRPASDATTVRVRDRQVLLTDGPYAETKDQIAGFDILECADLDEAIDVASRHPMAWAGMIELRPFWPDDEDQ
- a CDS encoding RNA polymerase sigma factor, which produces MTRVTAQVTDRIAGIYADGWSRIVAAMIRFTGGNWDLAEECAQDAFAQALQKWPVSGVPDQPLAWLTTTARHRAIDRIRRASTEAAKLREVAAMDLEPPPYPSDSEIPDERLELMFTCCHPSLSLDAQVALTLRSLAGMSTAEIARAFLVPERTMGQRLFRAKQKVAHAGIPFRVPPPHLLPDRLPAVLHVLYLVFNEGYGDPRRARLCQEAIRLARVLTALMPDEPEAHGLLALMLLHNARRSARVDAGGNLVTLDEQDRTLWDQAQIAEGALICERALRQRRAGPFQLQAAIAACHATAPVAAQTDWPQIVGLYGQLARLAPSVIVDLNRAVAVGMADGPDAALPLVDAIVGTGQLDGYYLLHATRADLLQRAGRGPEAAGSYRRALDLAPTDAERRFLRNRLELC
- a CDS encoding discoidin domain-containing protein, yielding MSRRTFLSAGATLLASSGVIAVLPGAASAAPVTRPPGNTPPVSTDLARYRPVVVSSTDYAPTPGSFAVDGLPKVGVGGSGWRAAPGDPQWITVDLQAPCHIEAVTLVFEATLADGPFDGNYTNTDGTEIRSSAAVAYRLEVSSDGKAWRSVYETADGQGGVQAIKLPAPVTARWIRMTSTKRSNSNPVGLNGFQVYGKPTTHQPPAKGWTDWAGGNNRPAPALTVAADGTVPLESGWALTMDDFAGTNDGAALSTGQLDVRSWLPATVPGTVLGTLVEQGHLPDPVSGFNNMLIPEALSRHSWWYRRALRLPRDLDTSAGRRIWLEFDGINHEAETWVNGVRVGSVAHPFARAAYDITDALAGHSEHVIAVRVTPMPHPGTPGDKGADGNTFLQSAHHYLDAPTYLAVSGWDWMPAVRDRVTGIWDHVRLRGTGSVLVGDPHVATTLPDLPDTGTAEVTIAVPVRNVADTATTVTVRAAFDKIAVETTVTVAARESTTVTFAPDRFRALRLRNPKLWWPNGYGDPALHDLRVTATVRGKVSDRRELRFGIREFGYDWHQPVVVSPPGQPPLVFDGDVAMQTVTFDRQHAQYVRIQAGQRATGWGVSMWSLSVLDGESGSDLALGRTARASSVENDTNVAANAVDGDTGTRWCSKYEDDQWIQVDLGTAADFDRVTIAWEQAYALDYRIQVSNDDDNWTDVKSVSNDTPLGNRATQVETFPAQTARHLRIQAGARVTSWGISMWSLSVGRQAEPGLDLALHQTATASSQDGDSNGPDRAVDGNPRTRWSSKYEDNQWIQVDFPAPVAFDQVTIDWEQAYARSFVIQVSDDGEQWTDVKSVSNAIVQLKISVNGVPVFCRGGNWGWDELLRRVLPDRLADTVEMHRDMNFTMIRNWLGSSNRDELYQACDEQGILVWNDFWQAGQFLPNPPGYVDIAADTIRRFRHHPSIVVWCGANEGDPPPIVDAGLKAAVAAEHPEILYIPNSAGGLVNGHGPYRWIEPSTYNDRNTYDTGAFGFHTEIGMPVVSVIESMRNLVGDEPGWPISEVWNYHDWSTIGNQHTDTYLDAINARLGESGSLEEFASRAQFVNYESHRAMFEAWNANLWQDATGLLLWMSHPAWHSTVWQTYDYDLDVNGAYYGARKGCEPLHVQADPGTWQVRVVNHTNAALTGATVTAKLYDLAGRQLGKTQSQRVEVARSAASAVFALTEPAGGPLHLVRLELSDSRGRVLSENTYWRYREAEQMRVLNDLPRTRLSVSTSGVRSAGNRATATTTVSNRGGAVAALIRLAVRDSRGDRVLPARYDENYFWLLPGETRKVDVSWPARLGGSRGFRVTAEAYNSAAS